The segment TAACCTCATCAATAACACTCCCTTTGGCCTTCGCTGCTTGGATTAAGGTATGAAACCGCGCATCATAGTGTAGTTTATTGGTAATCCAAATACGATTTAATTGGCGATCGCTTTCTAATGCTGCCAAAACCGAATGACGACCATAGATTAAATCATTGGCCTCTTCTTCTTCCTGGGGAGACGGTTTTGCAACAATTAACGGTGATGAAGGTAGCCTCCTTTTAACCATCGGTTTTTGCGGTTTACGGGGACTAGCAGAGGAAACTCGACGCGGTTTTTCAGTCATAATACCAGTAATCAATTAATAACTAAATCATGACACTGATCAACAAAACAACAGACAAGTTGGCTCAAATTTTTCTAAGAATTTTATCAAAAATTAACTTTTCAATAATAGAAGCAAACTAGGGCTGCTCTTACATTATACTAAACAGTAGATCTTGTTTAACCTATTTTCATCAATTCTTTATATTAACTATGTCTTCGAGTCAAACAGTTTGGATTGCTCGACACGGAAACCGTCTAGATTTCGTTAATCCTGACTGGTTTAATACAGCTAAACGTCGATATGATCCCCCTCTTTCTGATGATGGAATGATTCAAGCGCAGCAACTGGGACAACGGTTGAAAGCTGAAAACATTAGTCATATTTTTGCTTCTCCTTTTTTAAGAACAATTCAAACAGCTAACGAAATTGCAGAAATTCTTGATCTGTCTATTAAACTTGAAGCAGGACTCGCAGAATGGCATAATGCGGACTGGATGAGTGAACATCCCCAAACCCATCCTCCTGACTATTTAGAAGAGAAATATCCCCGTATTGACTGGAATTATTGTTCTCGAATTGTTCCTCAGTATCCTGAAACTGAAACAACGATGATAGAGAGAACTGGAGCCATTGCACAACAATTAATTGCTGAATTTTCCGATAATATCTTATTAGTTGGTCACGGTGCGTCAGTGTTAGGAGCAACTTGGGGATTAGTCCCTGGAAATCCATCGATTAATGCTGCTTTATGTTGTTTAGTCAAATTAGTTAGGGATAGCAATAACTGGCAATTAGAATTAAATGGGGATACGTCCCATTTGACTGTAACAGAAAGTCAAATTCGCTTAGTTTAACAGTAATTAGTTATTGGGAAACCAATCTTCTGCTAACACTAAATCGAGATAATAAGGACAATTTTGAGCAAAAACTGAGATAGCGATACTGGTTTGTCTAGCCGCTTTTGTATTATAAGACTTAGGACTTTAAATTATGACAAAAACAATCATTCCTCTAGAAATTTCTCCAGTGGTTTTACAAATGCTTCCAGCAGTTGAAATGACGGATAAACAATTTTTTGAATTTTGCCAACTTAACCGTAATTATTGCATTGAACGCAGTGCTAAAGGAGAATTAATTATCATGTCTCCAACTGGGAGTGAAACTGGACATAGTAACGCTAAATTAACTCAACAATTAGGGAATTGGACAGATGAAGATGGAACCGGAATTGACTTTGATTCTTCAACAGGGTTTAAATTACCCAATGGTGCCAATCGTTCTCCTGATGCTGCTTGGATGAAACGGAAAAAATGGGAAAGTATTCCCCCAGAAAAAAGGAGCGGTTTTGCTCCTGTTTGTCCCGATTTTGTGGTAGAGATTCGCTCTGCTACTGATAATCTTCAAACCCTACAAGATAAACTAGAAGAATATATTCAAAATGGAGCATTGTTAGGCTGGTTAATTGATCG is part of the Rippkaea orientalis PCC 8801 genome and harbors:
- a CDS encoding histidine phosphatase family protein, whose amino-acid sequence is MSSSQTVWIARHGNRLDFVNPDWFNTAKRRYDPPLSDDGMIQAQQLGQRLKAENISHIFASPFLRTIQTANEIAEILDLSIKLEAGLAEWHNADWMSEHPQTHPPDYLEEKYPRIDWNYCSRIVPQYPETETTMIERTGAIAQQLIAEFSDNILLVGHGASVLGATWGLVPGNPSINAALCCLVKLVRDSNNWQLELNGDTSHLTVTESQIRLV
- a CDS encoding Uma2 family endonuclease — its product is MTKTIIPLEISPVVLQMLPAVEMTDKQFFEFCQLNRNYCIERSAKGELIIMSPTGSETGHSNAKLTQQLGNWTDEDGTGIDFDSSTGFKLPNGANRSPDAAWMKRKKWESIPPEKRSGFAPVCPDFVVEIRSATDNLQTLQDKLEEYIQNGALLGWLIDRKNRKVYIYRPQKNVQCLDNPITVSGHPILANFTLKMQRIW